In Brassica rapa cultivar Chiifu-401-42 chromosome A06, CAAS_Brap_v3.01, whole genome shotgun sequence, a single window of DNA contains:
- the LOC103871245 gene encoding probable mitochondrial-processing peptidase subunit alpha-1, mitochondrial: protein MYRTAASRAKALKGSLSRGLAPARYASSSAVATSSSSSSSSSGFFGWLTGGSSSSLNSLDMPLQGVSLPPPLADHVEPSKLKITTLPNGLKIASEMSPNPVASIGLYVDCGSIYEAPYFHGATHLLERMAFKSTTNRSHLRLVREIEAIGGNTSASASREQMSYTIDALKTYVPEMVEVLIDSVRNPAFLDWEVNEELRKMKVEIAELAKNPMGLLMEAVHSAGYSGALANPLYAHESALDRLNGELLEEFMTENFTAARMVLAASGVEHEELLQVVEPLTSDLPNVPRQGEPKSQYTGGDFRQHTGGEATHFALAFEVPGWNNEKEAVIATVLQMLMGGGGSFSAGGPGKGMHSWLYLRILNEYQQVQSCTAFTSIFKNTGLFGIYGCSSPEFAAKAIELAAKELKDVAGGKVNQKHLDRAKAATKSAVLMNLESRMIAAEDIGRQILTYGERKPVEQFLKTVDGLTLKDITDFTSKIISKPLTMGSFGEVLSVPSYDTVSSKFC, encoded by the exons ATGTATCGCACGGCAGCTTCACGAGCCAAGGCTCTCAAG GGATCTCTTAGCAGAGGTTTGGCACCGGCGCGTTACGCTAGCTCCAGTGCTGTTGCTAcgagctcttcttcttcttcttcttcttcaggctTCTTCGGATGGTTGACTGGTGGATCTTCTTCTTCGCTTAATTCATTGGACATGCCACTACAAGGCGTATCTCTTCCTCCGCCACTTGCTGACCACGTCGAGCCTAGCAAACTTAAGATCACTACTCTTCCAAACGGCCTCAAAATCGCCTCGGAGATGTCTCCC AATCCAGTAGCTTCTATTGGTTTGTATGTTGATTGTGGTTCTATCTACGAGGCGCCTTATTTCCATGGAGCAACGCATTTGCTTGAGAGGATGGCTTTCAAGAGCACGACGAACAGAAGCCATCTACGTCTTGTGAGGGAAATTGAAGCTATTGGAGGCAACACCTCGGCGTCTGCGTCTCGGGAGCAAATGAGTTACACCATCGATGCTCTCAAAACCTATGTCCCTGAAATGGTTGAAGTTCTTATTGACAGTGTGAGGAACCCTGCTTTCTTGGATTGGGAAGTCAATGAAGAG CTACGTAAGATGAAGGTAGAGATAGCAGAGCTTGCAAAGAACCCTATGGGACTCCTCATGGAGGCCGTTCACTCTGCTGGTTATTCTGGTGCATTGGCAAATCCTCTGTACGCTCACGAGTCTGCTTTGGACAGATTGAATGGGGAACTCTTGGAGGAGTTTATGACT GAGAATTTCACTGCTGCACGTATGGTACTGGCGGCAAGTGGAGTTGAACACGAGGAACTTTTACAAGTTGTTGAGCCATTAACTTCTGACCTTCCTAATGTACCGCGCCAAGGGGAGCCGAAATCTCAGTATACTGGTGGAGATTTTCGCCAACATACTGGTGGAGAG GCTACACACTTTGCGCTTGCTTTTGAGGTTCCTGGCTGGAATAACGAGAAAGAAGCAGTCATTGCTACTGTTCTCCAG ATGCTCATGGGAGGAGGCGGCTCATTCTCAGCTGGAGGCCCTGGAAAAGGAATGCACTCATGGCTAT ATCTCCGTATTCTAAACGAATATCAGCAAGTTCAGTCATGCACTGCATTCACTAGCATCTTTAAAAACACCGGATTGTTTGGAATCTATGGTTGCTCG AGTCCCGAGTTCGCTGCAAAAGCAATTGAATTAGCAGCTAAAGAACTGAAAGATGTTGCCGGAGGAAAAG TTAACCAGAAGCATCTTGATCGTGCCAAGGCAGCCACAAAATCTGCAGTTCTGATGAATTTGGAATCTCGG ATGATTGCAGCAGAAGACATTGGCAGGCAGATACTTACATACGGAGAGAG GAAGCCAGTTGAGCAATTTTTGAAGACAGTAGACGGACTTACGTTGAAGGACATTACAGATTTCACCAGCAAGATCATTTCAAAGCCTTTGACAATGGGTTCCTTCGGAGAGG TGTTGTCTGTTCCAAGCTACGACACCGTAAGCAGCAAATTTTGTTGA
- the LOC103871247 gene encoding auxin-responsive protein IAA18 yields MEGYSRNWFRDDKASVYNSEEKKLELKLGPPGEDEAGSSMIRNIKKEPKDKSILSLARNHFSSPSTTNKTTSQKRTAPGPVVGWPPVRSFRKNLTNGSSSKLGNESTSNGVVLKNQKCDDDNAREKPMGANRQGGLFVKINMHGVPIGRKVDLSAHNSYEQLSFTVDKLFRGLLAAQRESSSFGEEEKPITGLLDGNGEYTLTYEDNEGDKMLVGDVPWHMFVSSVKRLRVIKTSLISSALTYGNGKQEKMRS; encoded by the exons ATGGAGGGTTATTCAAGAAACTGGTTTCGCGATGACAAAGCCTCTGTTTACAACTCCGAAGAGAAGAAACTCGAGCTAAAGCTTGGTCCCCCTGGCGAAGACGAAGCTGGTTCATCGATGATAAGAAACATCAAGAAAGAACCAAAAGACAAATCTATCCTCTCTCTCGCTCGCAACCACTTCTCTTCTCCTTCCACCACCAACAAAACCACATCTCAGAAAAG AACTGCTCCTGGTCCAGTGGTGGGTTGGCCTCCGGTTAGATCATTCAGGAAGAACTTAACAAATGGAAGCTCTTCAAAGCTTGGAAATGAATCTACCTCCAACGGTGTTGTCCTCAAGAACCAGAAGTGTGATGATGATAATGCCCGAGAGAAGCCAATGGGAGCAAATAGGCAAGGAGGTTTGTTCGTGAAGATCAACATGCACGGTGTTCCCATTGGTCGTAAAGTTGACCTCAGTGCGCATAATAGCTATGAACAGTTGTCTTTCACTGTCGACAAGCTCTTTAGAGGACTTCTTGCAG CTCAAAGAGAATCATCATCatttggagaagaagagaaaccaATCACTGGACTGTTGGATGGGAATGGAGAATATACTCTTACATATGAGGACAATGAAGGAGACAAGATGCTTGTAGGAGATGTCCCATGGCA TATGTTTGTATCTTCGGTGAAAAGGCTGCGTGTGATCAAAACCTCTTTGATTTCCTCAGCATTAACAT ATGGAAATGGCAAGCAAGAGAAGATGAGAAGCTGA
- the LOC103871248 gene encoding glycine-rich protein 5-like — translation MDLRKTSLVLYILLIFHLQHNFPSVNSKPSSIDTYYKSLHLRATKPDVVGFERKNQELVVVIKKEGGGGWRGGGGGGESTRIGGGGGWHRLLGWRGGGIGIGGGGGWRGWRGGSGGTGIGGGAGWRGWRGGGGGGGGGGLPGSGGGLPGGGGGGGGLPGGRGGSTGKGGIGPLIPIPMQTGDRGTGGSHRSSSSRNIRGGVCVVCWLSLLVLVSLLLV, via the coding sequence ATGGATTTAAGAAAAACATCGTTGGTTTTATAcattctcttaatctttcaTCTTCAGCACAATTTTCCTTCTGTTAATTCAAAGCCTTCCTCTATTGATACGTACTACAAGAGTCTTCATCTCAGAGCCACAAAACCAGATGTTGTTGGTTTTGAAAGAAAGAATCAAGAATTAGTTGTAGTTATAAAAAAAGAAGGTGGTGGAGGATggcgtggtggtggtggtggcggtgaAAGCACCAGAATAGGAGGCGGCGGAGGATGGCATCGCTTGCTTGGTTGGCGTGGCGGCGGCATCGGAATAGGAGGCGGTGGAGGATGGCGTGGCTGGCGTGGCGGCAGCGGTGGCACCGGAATAGGAGGCGGTGCAGGATGGCGTGGCTGGCGTGGCGGTGGAGGTGGCGGCGGCGGTGGAGGATTGCCTGGCAGTGGTGGAGGATTGCCTGGCGGCGGTGGCGGCGGTGGAGGATTGCCTGGCGGCCGCGGCGGAAGCACGGGAAAAGGAGGCATTGGACCTCTAATTCCGATTCCGATGCAAACTGGTGATCGTGGTACTGGTGGATCTCACCGTTCAAGCAGCAGCCGAAATATTCGAGGGGGAGTGTGCGTTGTATGTTGGTTGAGTTTATTGGTTTTAGTCAGTTTATTATTGGTTTAG